A genomic region of Colletotrichum destructivum chromosome 1, complete sequence contains the following coding sequences:
- a CDS encoding Putative six-hairpin glycosidase superfamily, alpha-L-fucosidase has translation MSRQHGSETSGPDQGDQSSHLHYQSPASGWAEALPIGNGRLGAMVYGRTGTELVQLNEDSVWYGGPQDRTPKDALRHLPKLRQLIRDERHAEAESLVREAFFSTPASMRHYEPLGTCTIELGHAVEDVTGYRRHLCLNTAQTTVEYQSRGVSYRRDAIASFPNNVLAFRVTASEPTRFVVRLNRVSEIEWETNEFLDSIEANDGRIVLNATPGGRNSNRLSIVLGVACHDAQGSVDAIGNSLVVKSSSCTIAIGAQTTYRTLHPETVATEDVRKALDLPWDDLIRQHRSDYQSLFGRTALRMWPDASHNPTDIRIEKGRDAGLVALYHNYGRYLLISSSRHAEKALPATLQGIWNPSFAPPWGSKYTININLQMNYWPAGPCNLVECAIPVLDLLERMAERGRRTAKTMYGCRGWCAHHNTDIWADTDPQDRWMPSTIWPLGGVWLCIDVFEMLQYHHDDGLHRRAAAVLEGCIVFLLDFLIPSSCGKYLVTNPSLSPENTFISNSGKAGILCEGSSIDTTIIRIAFEKFLWSNSMLGTNDSLCSKVKEALGKLPELMTNAHGLIQEWGLKNYEELEPGHRHVSHLFGLYPGESISPRRTPELAAAAKRVLERRAAHGGGHTGWSRAWLLNLHARLLDADGCGQHMDMLLSSSTLANMLDNHPPFQIDGNFGGCAGILECLVQSSVLPSASKPAVVEIRLLPSCPLSWAEGELTRGCTKGGWLVSFMWRAGSIVEPVMVESPATKDAEAQIVFPNGSRTIVCGVAPKSKHHIVSQG, from the coding sequence ATGTCCCGCCAGCATGGCTCAGAGACGTCCGGCCCCGACCAGGGCGACCAATCTTCCCATCTGCACTACCAGTCCCCCGCGTCCGGGTGGGCTGAGGCCCTGCCAATCGGCAACGGGCGGCTGGGGGCCATGGTCTATGGTCGAACAGGGACCGAACTCGTCCAGCTGAACGAGGACTCGGTCTGGTACGGCGGCCCGCAGGACAGGACTCCAAAGGATGCCCTCCGCCACTTGCCGAAACTCCGTCAGCTCATCCGAGATGAAAGgcacgccgaggccgagtctCTGGTCCGTgaggccttcttctcgacgcccGCGAGCATGCGGCACTATGAGCCGCTGGGCACTTGCACCATCGAGCTCGGCCATGCCGTCGAAGACGTGACGGGCTATCGCCGGCACCTGTGCCTCAACACAGCACAGACGACAGTAGAGTACCAAAGCCGAGGGGTCTCTTACCGTCGTGATGCCATAGCCAGCTTCCCAAACAACGTCCTGGCCTTTAGGGTGACGGCCTCCGAACCAACGCGGTTCGTGGTGCGACTCAACCGCGTCAGCGAAATTGAGTGGGAGACGAACGAATTCCTCGACAGCATCGAAGCAAACGACGGACGGATCGTGTTGAACGCGACGCCTGGTGGTCGAAACAGTAACCGGCTCTCCATCGTCCTTGGAGTTGCTTGTCACGATGCTCAAGGCTCCGTGGATGCTATCGGCAACTCCTTGGTGGtgaagtcgtcgtcatgCACGATCGCCATTGGTGCCCAGACGACGTATCGAACACTCCATCCTGAGACGGTTGCCACCGAAGACGTAAGAAAGGCATTGGACCTCCCGTGGGACGACTTGATCAGACAACATCGGAGCGACTATCAGAGCCTCTTCGGACGAACCGCCCTTCGCATGTGGCCAGACGCCAGCCACAATCCGACAGATATACGGATCGAGAAAGGGCGTGATGCTGGTCTCGTGGCTCTTTACCATAATTATGGTAGATATCTACTTATATCGTCGAGCCGGCACGCTGAGAAGGCGCTGCCTGCGACGCTGCAGGGCATCTGGAATCCCTCTTTCGCTCCACCTTGGGGATCCAAGTAtaccatcaacatcaacctCCAGATGAACTACTGGCCAGCTGGGCCTTGCAACCTCGTCGAATGCGCCATACCCGTCCTCGATCTGCTGGAGCGCATGGCCGAGAGGGGacggaggacggcgaagacCATGTACGGGTGCAGAGGGTGGTGTGCGCACCACAACACAGACATTTGGGCAGATACGGACCCCCAAGATCGATGGATGCCTTCGACCATCTGGCCTCTCGGAGGAGTCTGGCTGTGTATTGACGTATTTGAGATGCTGCAGTAtcaccacgacgacggccttcatcgtcgagcggcggccgtcttggagggctgcatcgtcttcctcctcgacttcCTGATCCCCTCGTCGTGCGGCAAGTACCTGGTCACGAATCCTTCGCTGTCTCCCGAGAACACGTTCATATCGAACTCGGGCAAGGCCGGTATTCTTTGCGAGGGATCCAGTATCGACACGACCATCATCCGTATCGCGTTCGAGAAGTTCCTCTGGAGCAATAGCATGCTAGGGACAAACGATTCATTGTGCAGCAAGGTGAAGGAAGCACTTGGCAAGCTGCCCGAACTGATGACCAACGCCCATGGATTAATCCAGGAATGGGGCCTAAAGAATTATGAGGAGCTGGAACCGGGCCACCGACATGTGTCTCACCTGTTCGGTCTCTACCCGGGGGAAAGTATCAGCCCGCGCAGGACGCCAGAgctggctgccgccgccaaacGCGTCCTTGAGCGACGAGCGGCGCATGGCGGAGGCCATACGGGATGGAGTCGAGCGTGGCTACTGAACCTTCACGCCCGGTTGTTGGACGCCGATGGCTGCGGTCAACACATGGACATGTTGCTGAGCAGCTCGACGCTGGCGAACATGCTCGATAACCATCCGCCATTCCAAATCGACGGCAACTTTGGCGGATGCGCCGGTATCCTCGAGTGTTTGGTACAGTCCAGCGTGTTGCCCAGTGCTTCGAAGCCCGCAGTGGTCGAGATACGACTGTTGCCATCGTGCCCCCTGAGCTGGGCTGAGGGCGAGCTCACACGTGGCTGCACCAAGGGCGGTTGGCTGGTGTCGTTTATGTGGCGAGCTGGCAGCATTGTCGAGCCAGTTATGGTAGAGAGCCCTGCCACGAAGGATGCTGAGGCTCAAATTGTTTTCCCTAATGGTTCTCGGACTATTGTGTGTGGCGTTGCGCCCAAGTCAAAGCATCATATCGTAAGCCAAGGATAG
- a CDS encoding Putative NUDE domain-containing protein, producing MAEPPSSPPNEASSPEDQLRWYKSQYASLEEELAEFRESSKELEQELEKDIDQAEKRERKLQEKAESLKFEAEEWKSKYNQAKKDANAAQNTLEKEITTLRDTNRTLQLKLRDIEVANDDFERQARNTSSSLEDLESKYNSSIERNVMLEEEIKIGEQERETLRIEAQRLREELSDLKIEAELLQDKIKKQEARHLSAISTDLSILSSPTFDKTMEASPGSTASSPMVSTPPDGEALPAAKKSQISEPPSPPMSDVSASVPKRIVSRTPLKTPARTPASATRKSRLPSTEHSITPKPRSFTTSITSSRPAGGRPSTGPPTRPPVPRTTPRSISTRMPANNSLNHIRSLTAQMQRLEARVQNVRSKLPAPVTTPPRASPRSSVLGVHSVPSTVTIRSRKRPTGSTASRDDTTPSNPNFSASTRSRHVSRLSTSGVSRLSFGPLPNRNPGASVGLEQESAISRPSSRASISSYARPPSRTEMAPPRPISRASMSGSRTPLGRPRSSLGGALHARSASISSRIDIEEGDESGEYRTPSRRGTFSRLEAETAVSGIPVPTSSIPMPSSRRQSGSSVSGRRSSMALRSSVMGVRDLVEEETY from the exons ATGGCGGagccaccgtcgtcgcctcccAACGAGGCTTCCAGCCCCGAAGACCAACTGCGCTGGTACAAGTCCCAGTACGCATCGCTAGAggaggaactggccgagTTCCGGGAGTCTAGCAAGGAGCTGGAGCAAGAGCTGGAGAAGGACATCGACCAGGCCGAAAAGAGGGAGCGCAAACTCCAGGAAAAGGCCGAGAGCCTCAAGTTCGAGGCTGAGGAATGGAAG TCGAAATACAACCAAGCAAAGAAGGATGCGAACGCAGCCCAGAATACActcgagaaggagatcaCAACCCTGCGCGACACCAACAGGACTCTCCAGCTAAAGTTGCGCGATATCGAGGTCGCCAACGATGACTTTGAGCGGCAGGCCCGGAACACAAGCTCGtccctcgaggacctcgaaTCCAAGTACAACAGCTCCATCGAACGCAACGTCATGTTGGAGGAAGAAATCAAGATCGGCGAGCAGGAGCGTGAGACTTTGCGCATCGAGGCCCAACGCCTGCGGGAGGAGCTCTCTGACCTCAAGATCGAAGCCGAGCTGCTCCAGGACAAGatcaagaagcaggaggcACGCCATCTGTCGGCCATTTCCACCGACCTCTCCATTCTCTCGTCCCCGACTTTCGATAAGACCATGGAAGCTTCTCCAGGCTCGACAGCCAGCTCGCCCATGGTGTCAACCCCGCCTGATGGAGAAGCACTCCCCGCCGCCAAAAAGTCCCAAATCAGCGAGCCTCCGTCCCCTCCCATGTCCGATGTCTCGGCATCTGTGCCCAAGAGGATCGTCTCCAGAACACCCCTCAAGACCCCGGCCCGGACTCCGGCATCGGCGACACGCAAGTCCCGTCTGCCCTCGACCGAGCACAGCATTACACCAAAGCCTCGGTCGTTCACAACATCCATCACCAGCAGCCGGCCGGCAGGAGGTCGTCCCTCGACGGGTCCGCCAACAAGACCGCCTGTCCCCCGCACCACCCCTCGTTCCATCTCCACCCGCATGCCCGCCAACAATTCTCTCAACCACATTCGGTCCCTCACGGCCCAGATGCAGCGTTTGGAGGCGCGTGTCCAAAACGTTCGATCAAAGCTCCCTGCTCCCGTCACGACACCGCCCCGAGCCTCACCCCGTTCCTCGGTGCTTGGAGTCCACAGCGTGCCCTCGACGGTTACTATCCGTTCTCGCAAGCGTCCGACGGGCTCCACCGCATCGCGCGACGAcacgacgccgtccaacCCCAACTTCTCTGCCAGCACAAGATCCAGGCATGTGTCTCGTCTGAGCACGTCAGGCGTCAGCCGTCTGTCTTTTGGCCCACTGCCCAACCGGAATCCCGGGGCTAGTGTCGGCCTCGAACAGGAGTCTGCAATCTCTCGGCCGAGCTCGCGGGCTAGTATCTCATCGTATGCCAGGCCTCCGAGTCGCACGGAAATGGCGCCCCCCCGGCCCATCAGCCGGGCTAGCATGTCTGGGTCCCGCACACCACTGGGTCGTCCCCGCAgctccctcggcggcgccctccaCGCGCGCTCTGCTAGCATCAGCAGCCGCATCGACatcgaagaaggcgacgaaAGCGGCGAGTACAGaacgccgagcaggagggGGACTTTTTCCCGCCTCGAGGCGGAAACCGCCGTAAGCGGCATCCCCGTGCCGACCAGTAGCATTCCAATGCCTAGCTCACGACGTCAGAGCGGAAGTAGTGTTTCCGGGAGGCGAAGTTCAATGGCCCTGAGGAGTTCCGTCATGGGCGTTCGGGACCTCGTCGAAGAGGAGACGTACTAA